In Mycoplasmopsis fermentans PG18, one genomic interval encodes:
- a CDS encoding restriction endonuclease subunit S, protein MLVKLKDIVTFINGRAYSQPELQDKGKYRIVRVGNFSGKNEWFYSDMELNEDKYCENGDLLYKWACNFGPEIWKSEKTIFHYHIWKIKWDEKRVDKMFLYYLLMYMTPYWLSSTNGSIMIHITKETMEEKIVDLPPLKTQKKISKILENLDKQIEKNLHIVKRLQVMGQAIFDMFLNNAKDYENIESLCKIIWGQCPKGNNILSENVSNNLMLYASGAGDLENNKILISPKAFTDKPIKIIDNRTICMSIAGTVGKIGISDKNIAIGRAMVGFYNEKKFGLIYFILNKYSSFLKRQSIGAIQKIINKNHLNIVNVPILTNEKNNLLNELITKCMKLEKNTLSLIKLKEKLIPLLINGQIEIN, encoded by the coding sequence ATGCTTGTTAAATTGAAAGATATTGTAACTTTCATTAATGGAAGAGCCTATTCTCAACCTGAATTACAAGACAAGGGAAAATATAGAATAGTGCGAGTAGGAAATTTTTCTGGTAAAAATGAATGATTTTATTCAGATATGGAATTGAATGAAGATAAATATTGTGAAAATGGCGATTTGTTATATAAATGAGCTTGTAATTTCGGCCCTGAAATTTGGAAATCTGAAAAAACAATATTTCATTATCATATATGAAAAATAAAATGAGATGAAAAGCGCGTCGATAAAATGTTTCTTTATTATCTTTTAATGTATATGACACCTTATTGGCTTTCATCAACTAATGGATCAATAATGATTCATATTACAAAAGAAACAATGGAAGAAAAAATTGTTGATTTGCCTCCACTAAAAACTCAAAAAAAGATTTCTAAAATATTAGAAAATTTAGACAAGCAGATTGAAAAGAATTTGCATATAGTCAAAAGATTACAAGTTATGGGACAGGCTATTTTTGATATGTTTTTGAATAATGCGAAAGATTATGAAAATATAGAAAGTTTGTGCAAAATAATTTGGGGTCAGTGTCCAAAAGGAAACAACATTTTAAGCGAAAACGTATCAAATAATTTAATGCTTTATGCATCAGGAGCAGGTGATTTAGAGAATAATAAAATATTAATTTCTCCTAAAGCTTTTACTGATAAACCAATTAAAATAATAGATAATAGGACAATTTGTATGTCTATTGCGGGAACTGTTGGTAAAATTGGAATAAGTGATAAAAATATTGCAATTGGGAGAGCTATGGTTGGATTTTATAATGAAAAAAAATTTGGACTAATTTATTTTATTCTAAATAAATATAGTTCATTTTTAAAAAGACAATCAATTGGAGCTATACAAAAAATTATTAACAAAAATCATCTCAATATTGTGAATGTTCCAATATTAACAAACGAAAAAAACAATTTATTAAACGAATTAATAACTAAATGCATGAAATTAGAAAAAAATACTTTAAGTTTGATAAAGCTTAAAGAAAAGTTGATACCTTTATTAATAAATGGCCAAATAGAAATAAATTAG
- a CDS encoding helix-turn-helix transcriptional regulator: MEFKDKILRARALLNLTQEELAKQLGVSFNTINRWENGKVKPTKVAKLRFDEYCRKNGVLLEVR, encoded by the coding sequence ATGGAATTTAAAGACAAAATTTTACGTGCTAGAGCTCTTTTAAACTTAACTCAAGAAGAATTAGCAAAACAACTTGGTGTTTCTTTTAACACCATAAATAGATGGGAAAATGGAAAAGTTAAGCCAACAAAAGTTGCTAAATTGAGATTTGATGAATATTGTAGAAAAAATGGTGTTTTGTTGGAGGTTAGATAA
- a CDS encoding MHJ_0274 family protein, translating to MKGGVTMWIILGILVAVLASFFVWSAVKEKIKKKKRKKEELQFKKDTEQQSRLLIFALKILVDKNEKYLKEFEPSIGQYKMSNIINTARGFLEKYQEDALFKECILNNADARDEIFAFGFLRDTRSNSWSKRCADKLQWIEEKFNSYNISLYEDEYQRVEKRVNDYYDAEFLKDDKEDESTK from the coding sequence ATGAAGGGTGGCGTAACAATGTGGATAATACTTGGTATCTTAGTTGCTGTTTTAGCCAGCTTCTTTGTATGAAGTGCTGTTAAAGAAAAGATCAAGAAAAAGAAAAGAAAGAAAGAAGAATTACAATTCAAAAAAGATACTGAACAACAATCTAGATTACTTATTTTTGCTTTAAAAATATTAGTTGACAAAAATGAAAAATATTTAAAAGAATTTGAACCATCAATTGGTCAATACAAAATGTCAAACATAATTAATACAGCTCGTGGTTTCTTAGAAAAATATCAAGAAGATGCTTTATTTAAAGAATGTATTTTGAATAATGCTGATGCTAGGGATGAAATTTTTGCTTTTGGTTTTTTAAGAGATACAAGAAGCAATTCGTGAAGTAAAAGATGTGCTGATAAACTTCAATGAATAGAAGAAAAATTTAATTCATATAACATTTCTCTTTATGAAGATGAATATCAAAGAGTGGAAAAAAGAGTTAATGATTATTATGATGCGGAGTTTTTAAAAGATGACAAAGAAGATGAATCTACCAAATAA
- a CDS encoding restriction endonuclease subunit S has translation MGQAIFNRWFLQFEHFKKDNKFKYNEDLNLKIPENWEVKKIAEICKIFLGGTPSTKNREYWNGEINWLNSGEVANFPIIDSEKTINEKGLKNSNTKLLKKGTVVISITGNIRVSYLAIDSCINQSIVGIEENELLKIGYLYPFLKNKIEFLIRSSTGNCQKHINKNFIENLKIVLPPKNVLDIFNNLTQNIYAKISQISLMTKKLIKFKNKLLPLLINQQII, from the coding sequence ATGGGACAGGCTATTTTTAATAGGTGATTTTTACAATTTGAGCATTTTAAAAAAGATAATAAATTTAAATACAATGAAGATTTAAATTTAAAAATTCCTGAAAATTGAGAAGTTAAAAAAATTGCTGAAATTTGTAAAATTTTTCTTGGAGGAACCCCTAGCACAAAAAATAGAGAATATTGAAATGGCGAGATAAATTGACTAAATTCTGGTGAGGTAGCCAATTTTCCAATAATAGATAGCGAAAAAACAATAAATGAAAAAGGTTTAAAAAATTCAAACACTAAATTATTGAAAAAAGGTACTGTAGTTATTTCTATAACAGGAAATATAAGGGTCAGTTATCTTGCAATTGATTCATGTATAAATCAATCTATAGTAGGAATAGAAGAAAATGAGTTATTGAAAATAGGATATTTATATCCTTTTTTAAAGAATAAAATTGAGTTTTTAATAAGATCTTCTACTGGGAACTGTCAAAAACATATAAATAAAAATTTTATAGAAAATTTAAAAATTGTTTTACCACCAAAAAATGTTTTGGACATATTTAATAATTTAACTCAAAATATATATGCTAAAATAAGTCAAATCAGTTTAATGACTAAGAAATTAATAAAATTCAAAAATAAGCTATTACCTTTATTGATTAATCAACAAATTATTTAA
- a CDS encoding HsdM family class I SAM-dependent methyltransferase codes for MTNFTKLENNIKSIIDDLKGLCSTNGLSNTAGEEIVVTSVFLYKFLNDKFISNLKKFAKELNVPFEEIIKNSNYMDGFYDAYPQDVAFKYEDTIDYLVGYINEDDFYQKFDDTLIRISDYKQNEAFNVDTAEGTKKPLFVRLSTFVEPSKRNNFTKNVFSYITRDRFDFGEAFNNNYDFFSTIFEYLISDYNIASGKYAEYFTPQTLSKAIGEILVKMSPIEDKIYEIYDPSAGSGSLVLHLANELGEGKFGNKARVYTQDISQKSSRFLRINMLLNGLKESLDNIIEGDTLLTPTHYKKAGDATTGLKQFDFITSNPPFKTDFSSTRDNIELMWQNTERFFAGIPKVPKTKKDSMAIYLLFIQHILYSLKEGGKAAIVVPTGFITAQSGIEKTIRQYIIDRKWLKGVISMPSNIFANTGTNVSVLFIDKTNTNGEVLLMDASKMGHKEKVKDLQKTVLTHDELNKIVNDFVNHKVEDDFTISVTYDQIKERNYSLSAGQYFEVKIEYVDITQEEFDKMIDDFNKELEQFTKDTEEFQKEMSKTLKELKLK; via the coding sequence ATGACTAATTTTACAAAACTTGAAAATAATATAAAATCAATAATCGATGATTTGAAGGGATTGTGTTCAACAAATGGTCTTTCAAATACAGCTGGCGAAGAAATAGTTGTTACTTCTGTCTTTTTATATAAATTTCTAAATGATAAATTCATTTCAAATTTAAAAAAATTTGCAAAAGAATTAAATGTTCCTTTTGAAGAAATAATTAAAAATTCAAACTATATGGATGGATTTTATGATGCTTATCCACAAGATGTTGCATTCAAATATGAAGATACAATTGATTATTTAGTTGGATACATTAATGAAGATGATTTTTATCAAAAATTTGACGATACATTAATTAGAATTTCAGATTATAAACAAAATGAAGCTTTTAATGTTGATACTGCAGAAGGAACTAAAAAGCCACTTTTTGTTCGTCTTAGTACTTTTGTTGAACCTTCAAAAAGAAATAACTTCACAAAAAATGTTTTTTCTTACATTACAAGAGATAGATTTGATTTTGGTGAAGCTTTTAATAATAACTATGATTTCTTTTCAACTATTTTTGAATACCTAATTTCAGATTACAACATTGCAAGTGGTAAATATGCTGAATACTTTACACCTCAAACATTATCAAAAGCTATTGGTGAAATATTAGTTAAAATGTCTCCAATTGAAGATAAAATTTATGAAATATATGACCCAAGTGCAGGTTCTGGATCGCTTGTGTTGCATTTAGCAAATGAACTTGGAGAAGGTAAATTTGGAAATAAGGCTCGTGTTTACACTCAAGATATTTCACAAAAATCATCAAGATTTTTAAGAATAAATATGTTACTTAATGGTTTAAAAGAATCACTAGATAACATAATTGAAGGCGATACCTTACTTACCCCAACACACTATAAAAAAGCAGGAGACGCAACAACAGGTCTTAAACAATTTGATTTTATTACATCTAATCCACCATTCAAAACTGACTTCTCTTCTACTAGAGATAACATTGAATTAATGTGACAAAATACAGAAAGATTTTTTGCTGGTATTCCTAAAGTTCCCAAAACTAAAAAAGATTCAATGGCTATTTATCTTTTATTTATTCAACATATTCTTTATTCATTAAAAGAAGGTGGTAAAGCCGCTATAGTTGTACCTACAGGGTTTATTACAGCACAAAGTGGAATTGAAAAAACTATTAGACAATATATTATTGATAGAAAATGACTAAAGGGTGTGATTTCAATGCCATCAAATATTTTTGCTAATACTGGAACTAACGTATCCGTTTTATTTATAGATAAAACAAATACTAATGGTGAAGTGTTATTAATGGACGCTTCAAAAATGGGTCATAAAGAAAAAGTTAAAGATCTTCAAAAAACAGTTTTAACTCATGATGAATTAAACAAAATAGTTAATGATTTTGTTAATCATAAAGTTGAAGATGATTTTACAATTTCAGTTACCTATGATCAAATAAAAGAAAGAAACTATTCATTATCAGCTGGTCAATATTTTGAAGTAAAAATTGAATATGTTGATATTACTCAAGAAGAATTTGACAAAATGATTGATGACTTTAATAAAGAATTAGAACAATTTACAAAAGATACAGAAGAATTCCAAAAAGAGATGTCTAAAACATTGAAGGAGTTGAAGCTAAAATAA
- a CDS encoding restriction endonuclease subunit S, with protein sequence MEYKLKELGIFETGSTLIKKIGNFPAFGGNGIITYVNKWNVDEDAIIIGRVGANCGCVNITNKKSFVTDNALIFKPKEKNMARFYFYFLLHLNLNKFHIGSSQPLLTQGILGNIKINIPSLNKCQKISKILDNIDNQIERNNSMVQKLQSFEQALIFSKKWGANYAC encoded by the coding sequence ATGGAATATAAATTAAAAGAATTAGGTATATTTGAAACTGGAAGCACATTAATCAAAAAAATTGGAAATTTTCCTGCTTTTGGAGGCAATGGCATTATTACATATGTGAATAAATGAAATGTTGATGAAGATGCAATAATTATTGGTAGAGTTGGAGCGAATTGTGGTTGTGTAAATATCACAAACAAAAAAAGTTTTGTTACAGATAATGCTTTAATATTTAAACCTAAAGAAAAAAATATGGCAAGATTTTATTTTTATTTTCTTTTACATTTAAACTTAAATAAATTTCATATAGGTTCTTCACAGCCTTTATTAACTCAAGGAATTTTAGGAAACATAAAAATAAATATTCCTAGTTTAAATAAGTGCCAAAAAATATCAAAAATATTAGATAACATAGATAATCAAATTGAGCGAAATAATTCTATGGTTCAAAAGTTACAGTCTTTTGAGCAAGCATTAATTTTCTCAAAAAAGTGAGGGGCAAATTATGCTTGTTAA
- a CDS encoding NAD-dependent protein deacylase has translation MVQNFNEKIDKFKNWIKESKHIVFFSGAGVSTASGIPDFRSADGLYSKKFKNMNPESILSRSFWRKNKKDFYEYYFSNIAFDNIKPNIIHETVASWCNKNKCHVITQNIDNLDIKAGNKYVIELHGNINRNYCLLCGKFYDLAQLIHQKDKDGIPTCKCGGVINPDVVLYEDPLMEDSTNDAAEAISNSDLLIIAGTSLSVYPAASYIHFYQGKRIVILNKDTSRYENSNNENILLFNENMKDVFENLANS, from the coding sequence ATGGTGCAAAATTTTAATGAAAAAATAGACAAATTTAAAAATTGAATTAAAGAATCTAAACATATTGTTTTCTTTAGTGGAGCTGGTGTTTCAACAGCTTCAGGAATTCCTGATTTTAGATCAGCTGATGGTTTATATTCTAAAAAATTTAAAAACATGAATCCTGAAAGTATTCTTTCAAGAAGTTTTTGAAGAAAAAATAAAAAAGATTTTTATGAATACTATTTTTCAAATATAGCTTTTGATAACATTAAACCAAATATTATTCATGAAACTGTGGCAAGCTGATGCAATAAAAATAAATGCCATGTTATTACACAAAATATTGATAACTTGGATATTAAAGCTGGTAATAAATATGTAATTGAATTACATGGAAATATTAATCGTAATTATTGTTTGCTCTGTGGTAAGTTTTATGATTTAGCTCAATTAATTCATCAAAAAGATAAAGATGGAATTCCTACTTGTAAATGTGGGGGAGTAATAAATCCAGATGTAGTTTTATATGAAGATCCACTAATGGAAGATTCAACTAATGATGCAGCTGAAGCCATTTCAAATAGTGATTTATTAATTATTGCAGGTACTTCATTAAGTGTTTATCCTGCAGCTTCATATATTCATTTTTATCAGGGTAAAAGAATAGTAATTCTAAATAAAGATACTTCACGTTATGAAAATAGTAACAATGAAAATATCTTGTTGTTTAATGAAAATATGAAGGATGTTTTTGAAAATTTAGCTAATTCATAG
- the trmB gene encoding tRNA (guanosine(46)-N7)-methyltransferase TrmB — MRLRNDKDAPKKLEESNLLITKSQYPISLKNTDVIEIGMGKGEMITQLAALNPNINFYGLEKFATVAAKSVRRAKEYKLNNFKIILEDAKELKSIFKGTCGTIWLTFSDPWPKARHFKRRLTYKDFLEKYKLIMDKNTILKFKSDNDKLYGFSLESFKENDWNIIAYGTDFHKSKYAKDNVMTGYEAKWSQAGKNINYIFAKIK, encoded by the coding sequence ATGAGATTAAGAAATGACAAAGATGCACCAAAAAAGCTTGAAGAATCTAATTTATTGATTACTAAAAGTCAATATCCTATTAGCTTAAAAAATACTGATGTAATTGAAATTGGCATGGGTAAAGGCGAAATGATAACTCAATTAGCTGCTCTAAATCCAAATATAAATTTTTATGGTTTAGAAAAGTTTGCTACTGTAGCTGCTAAAAGCGTAAGAAGAGCTAAAGAATATAAGCTTAATAACTTTAAAATTATTTTAGAAGATGCTAAAGAATTAAAAAGCATTTTTAAAGGAACTTGTGGCACAATTTGATTAACTTTTAGTGATCCTTGACCTAAGGCTAGACATTTTAAAAGAAGATTAACTTACAAAGATTTTTTGGAAAAATATAAACTTATTATGGATAAAAATACTATTCTAAAATTCAAATCAGACAATGATAAACTTTATGGATTTTCGCTAGAAAGCTTTAAAGAAAACGATTGAAACATAATAGCATATGGTACAGATTTTCATAAAAGCAAATATGCTAAAGATAATGTTATGACAGGCTATGAAGCAAAATGAAGTCAAGCTGGCAAAAACATAAATTATATTTTTGCTAAAATTAAATAG
- a CDS encoding DEAD/DEAH box helicase family protein, giving the protein MEFNEDTRVKLPATIHFLKLGYNYQTVRSPEINRDNNIFEERFHRAIEKINKKKFAKEEINELISDISRKIKNKDLGKEFYNRLISTDYPIKLIDFENIENNDFAIVNELTFRSNANSNYDSFRPDITILVNGMPLAFLEVKVKNNKNGIQAEFIRMWEDRLKVDEYRKFFNMLQIVSFTNNMDYEEFNDAEASLLKQGSFYTTPNGKDNTTFSAFREDEPNYHANYSFEEIDNDKIKEILIDNNIKTSHVDSDWFQTNLSDTTPCNRFITSIFDKERFLYFIKYGMMYLSQIKEIKNETLNKVEQLPINQKHIMRYPQFFATRAIIKRFKRTNKNGIIWHTQGSGKTALSAFATKVIKDYWSKKKINARFFFIVDRLDLMRQASAEFANRGFNVVNVDSKEAFAKELNETIDRNNNGIGTICVVNIHKFMDSSKMPEAKNDYNIRTQRIFFIDEAHRSYTMHGEFYKNLMTCDRDGIYIAMTGTPLLTKRERSNLKFGDYIHKYFYDKSIADGYTLRIKKEQIKTEARATIIRNLNIEIEKLESRIIYESDDYVKSVSQYIEKDFIDFRFICRNDLTIGGMIVCRSNDQAKKIHEWFKKNSKLTTGLVLSDTDNPLQDNINKNNQKTFKESNYPDILVVHYMLTTGYDVKRLKKMYLLRGPKAQNLLQTISRVNRPYRSPNGQEYQYGYIVDFIDIEKEYNNTIDAYRKEIEEEYDFEEEDTSLSGLIIDKTDIKKRYDVLKSDLEKFVNNYNLETFVDKINNFDKDTLQKIKKILVNIKNCSIEFKLSQADEYSKLINDYEINVFIKEVQKKINFLNLRSDPIDTIQLIDNKEVVQIIYDFLLKNITVLDLGKFDKENKMELIKQKFMKMQKEIKENKNTRDVKFMNLNALIKKLLDKLAVEELTYEEVEDELDLIYNSTKKINEENKEISKDFGNSLAFVTTMNIVLAETKLDRSILKNFLLMVYDELKGNISDEILIKQGKNGFIDSTKSKITTRLIKKNLYKQIKDNYDYILNELYFNLLNYKETL; this is encoded by the coding sequence ATGGAATTTAATGAAGATACAAGAGTAAAATTACCAGCAACGATTCACTTTTTAAAACTTGGTTACAATTATCAAACTGTTAGAAGCCCAGAAATTAATAGAGACAATAACATTTTTGAAGAAAGATTTCATAGAGCAATTGAAAAAATAAATAAGAAAAAATTTGCTAAAGAAGAAATAAATGAATTGATCTCTGATATAAGCAGAAAAATCAAAAATAAGGATTTAGGAAAAGAATTTTATAATCGATTAATTTCGACCGATTACCCTATAAAACTGATAGATTTTGAAAATATTGAGAACAATGATTTTGCAATTGTTAATGAATTAACTTTTAGAAGTAACGCTAATTCTAATTATGATTCATTTAGACCAGATATTACAATTTTAGTTAATGGTATGCCATTAGCATTTTTAGAAGTAAAAGTTAAAAACAACAAAAATGGTATTCAAGCAGAATTTATTAGAATGTGAGAAGATAGATTAAAAGTTGATGAATACAGAAAATTTTTTAATATGTTGCAAATTGTTTCATTTACAAACAATATGGATTATGAAGAATTTAATGATGCTGAGGCTTCACTACTAAAACAAGGCTCTTTCTATACAACACCAAATGGAAAAGACAATACTACTTTTTCAGCTTTTAGAGAAGATGAACCTAACTACCATGCTAACTACTCTTTTGAGGAAATAGACAATGACAAAATAAAAGAAATTTTAATTGATAATAATATTAAAACTTCACATGTTGATAGTGATTGATTCCAAACAAATTTATCAGATACAACTCCTTGCAACCGTTTTATAACTTCAATTTTTGACAAAGAAAGATTTCTATACTTCATTAAATATGGAATGATGTATCTTAGCCAAATAAAAGAAATTAAAAATGAAACTTTAAATAAAGTTGAACAATTGCCAATTAATCAAAAACACATTATGAGATATCCTCAATTTTTCGCTACAAGAGCAATTATCAAAAGATTCAAACGAACTAATAAAAATGGAATTATTTGACATACTCAAGGTTCAGGCAAAACAGCACTAAGTGCTTTTGCTACAAAAGTAATTAAAGATTATTGAAGTAAAAAGAAAATAAATGCAAGATTCTTCTTTATAGTTGATAGATTAGACTTAATGAGACAAGCTTCTGCAGAATTTGCCAATAGAGGTTTCAATGTTGTTAATGTTGATTCAAAAGAAGCATTCGCTAAAGAATTAAATGAGACAATCGATAGAAATAATAATGGTATTGGCACAATTTGTGTTGTAAACATTCATAAATTTATGGATAGTTCAAAAATGCCAGAAGCTAAAAATGATTACAACATAAGAACTCAAAGAATTTTCTTTATTGATGAAGCTCACAGAAGTTATACAATGCATGGTGAATTTTACAAAAACCTTATGACTTGTGATAGAGATGGAATTTACATTGCAATGACTGGTACACCTTTATTAACTAAAAGAGAAAGATCAAATTTAAAATTTGGAGACTACATTCATAAATACTTTTATGATAAATCAATAGCTGATGGTTATACTTTGAGAATTAAAAAAGAACAAATTAAAACTGAAGCTAGAGCTACAATTATTAGAAACTTAAATATTGAAATTGAAAAATTAGAATCAAGAATTATTTATGAATCAGATGATTATGTTAAAAGCGTTAGCCAATATATAGAAAAAGACTTTATTGATTTTAGATTTATTTGCAGAAATGATTTAACAATTGGTGGAATGATTGTCTGTCGTTCAAATGACCAAGCGAAAAAAATTCATGAATGATTTAAAAAGAATTCTAAATTAACTACTGGCCTTGTTTTATCAGACACTGATAATCCATTGCAAGACAACATAAATAAAAATAATCAAAAAACCTTTAAAGAAAGTAATTATCCAGATATTTTAGTTGTTCACTATATGCTTACAACTGGATATGATGTTAAAAGACTTAAGAAGATGTATTTATTAAGAGGACCTAAAGCTCAAAATCTTTTGCAAACTATTTCACGTGTTAATAGACCCTATCGTAGTCCTAATGGCCAAGAATATCAATATGGATATATAGTTGATTTTATTGATATTGAAAAAGAATACAACAATACTATTGATGCTTATCGTAAAGAAATAGAAGAAGAATACGATTTTGAAGAAGAAGACACTTCCCTTTCTGGTTTAATTATTGATAAAACAGATATCAAAAAAAGATATGATGTTTTAAAAAGTGATCTTGAAAAATTTGTTAATAATTACAATTTAGAAACCTTTGTTGACAAAATTAACAATTTTGACAAAGATACTTTACAAAAGATCAAAAAGATTCTTGTTAATATTAAAAACTGTTCAATTGAATTCAAATTATCACAAGCTGATGAATATTCAAAACTCATTAACGATTATGAAATCAATGTGTTTATTAAAGAAGTACAAAAGAAAATTAATTTTTTAAACTTGCGTTCAGATCCTATTGATACAATTCAATTAATAGATAACAAAGAAGTTGTTCAAATCATTTATGATTTTCTTTTAAAAAATATTACTGTTTTAGATTTAGGTAAATTTGATAAAGAAAATAAAATGGAACTTATTAAACAAAAGTTTATGAAAATGCAAAAAGAAATTAAAGAAAACAAAAATACAAGAGATGTTAAATTTATGAATCTTAATGCATTGATTAAGAAATTACTTGATAAATTAGCTGTTGAGGAATTGACTTACGAAGAAGTAGAAGATGAATTAGATTTAATTTACAATTCAACTAAAAAAATAAATGAAGAAAATAAAGAAATATCTAAAGACTTTGGAAATAGTTTGGCTTTTGTCACAACAATGAATATTGTTTTAGCAGAAACTAAATTAGATCGTTCAATTTTAAAGAACTTTTTATTAATGGTTTATGATGAATTAAAAGGCAACATTTCTGACGAAATCCTCATTAAACAAGGCAAAAATGGATTTATTGACTCAACAAAATCTAAAATAACAACTAGATTAATTAAGAAGAATTTATATAAACAAATTAAAGATAATTACGATTATATTTTGAACGAATTATACTTTAATCTGCTTAATTACAAGGAAACACTTTAA
- the pgsA gene encoding CDP-diacylglycerol--glycerol-3-phosphate 3-phosphatidyltransferase, with product MTKKMNLPNKLTILRLILFLPLLALFITYKMIQNYMDNYYKIAGRSILSGILLIFLGAMITDYFDGKIARKYNMITSFGKLWDPLADKIIVTSTLIFLAAFKFIPLWIVIVFVVRDLIVDGSRVIMAEKKIGVEASIWGKMKTLFQTLAIIAILIIAISFEYPIELVEKYGLTLVQSDACIYAINTLTIVALFFSIYSGILYVKKIIPFLEMV from the coding sequence ATGACAAAGAAGATGAATCTACCAAATAAACTAACAATACTTAGATTGATTTTATTCTTACCTCTTTTAGCTCTTTTTATTACTTATAAGATGATCCAAAATTACATGGATAATTACTATAAAATAGCTGGCCGTTCAATATTATCTGGAATTTTACTTATCTTTTTAGGAGCAATGATTACTGACTATTTTGATGGCAAAATTGCTAGAAAATACAATATGATTACAAGCTTTGGAAAGCTGTGAGATCCTTTAGCTGACAAAATTATTGTCACAAGTACATTAATTTTTTTAGCTGCTTTTAAATTCATTCCTTTATGAATTGTTATAGTTTTTGTAGTTCGTGATTTGATAGTGGATGGTTCTCGTGTAATAATGGCTGAAAAGAAAATTGGGGTTGAGGCTTCAATTTGAGGAAAGATGAAAACCTTGTTTCAAACGCTTGCAATTATTGCTATTTTAATTATTGCTATAAGCTTTGAATATCCTATTGAATTGGTTGAAAAATATGGCCTAACTTTAGTTCAAAGTGATGCTTGTATTTATGCAATTAACACTCTTACAATTGTTGCATTATTCTTCAGTATTTACTCAGGAATATTGTATGTTAAAAAAATAATCCCTTTCCTAGAAATGGTATAA